The window GTATAAATCTTAAGCGCTTGATAGATAAGCGCTATGAGTGCAAAAGATACTTTTACTAGGGGGTAGTATGTGCTGCCGTTCGCCTTTGCCCCTCGCCCCCGGGGTTTACGCCGCGCTGCGGCCGTGTAGTGCCGCAGCCTGGGCTTCCGCGTCGGCGCCCGCGGGCAGCCGGAGCGGGCACGACGGATCGGTGGCGGCGCGCCACACCGCCTGCGCCACGTCGGCAGCATGGGTGACCAGCGCATGGGATTGCGCCCACCCCGCGAAGACACGCTGGGCTACGGCGTCGTAACTCTCAGGAACCGAGCCCATCCGCGGGCGGGCGTTCTCCCCAAAGCGGGTTTGCGGTGCGCGCCCCGGGAGGACCAGACGTGCCTGCACGTTGAAGGACTCCAGCTCCAGCGCCAGCGATTCGGTGAACGCGTTGACTGCCGCCTTGCTCGCCCTGTACACAGACAGCAGCGGTAACGGCTCCAGCGTCACGCTCGACGTCACATTCACGATCACCCCGGAGCGCCGCTGCCGGAACTGCGGCAGCACCGCCTGCGTCATCGCGATGGTGCCGAGCGTGTTGGTCTCGAACACGTCCCGCACGGTCGCCATCGGTGTGCCCTCCAGCGCATTCAGCAGCCCGATCCCGGCGTTGTTGACCAGCACGTCGATGGGGCCGGCCGCAGCGATGGCGTCGCGGATGCTGTCCTCGCGGGTCACGTCCAGCGCCACGATGCGCAGGCGCTCGCTGGTCGGAAGCAGTTGTGGCTGCGGCGTGCGCATGGTGGCGACCACGTTCCAGCCTTGGTCCAGGAAGTGGCGGGCGGTTTCGAGGCCGAAACCGGAGGAGCAGCCGGTGATGAGGACGGTTTTCATGGGGATTCCAATCAGTGGTTGAGGTGCCCCAACGATAGGCCGGAGCGACAGGACTGGATACACTGAAAAGTCGCAAAATATGTTCTGAAAGTCCAGATGTCCGACCCCTTTGCCGATGTGGTGGCCCTGCTGCAGCCGGGCGCGCCTTTCTCCAAGGTCGTCACCGCCGCAGGGCTATGGCGTGTGCGCCGCAGCGAGCCTGGGCGTACGTTCTACTGCGCCATCCTTGACGGTGCATGCCAGCTGGAAGCGCAAGGGCACAAGCCTGTGGCGCTGCACGCGGGGGATTTCGTTCTCATCCCTTCCACCCAAGGCTTCGCCATGTCCAGCCTGCCGCCCCCTGGGCCGGACCAGCCAGAGGCGGTGCCGGTGGTCTTGCCGGACGGCGAATTCCGCCTGGGCAGCACCCCGGCGGCGCCGGAGGTGCGGTACCTGGTCGGCTACTGCGTGTTTGGCGCACCCGACGCGGACCTGCTGGTGACGCTGCTGCCCCAGCTGGTGTACGTGCGCGGAGACAGCCGCCTGGCGACCCTGGTGCAGCTGGTGGCTGAGGAATGCCGGGCAAACCGCCCCGCCCGCGATGTGGTGCTCGCCCGCCTGCTCGAAGTGCTGCTGGTCGAGGCGTTGCGCTCGACGGCCGGGACGGCGGCCTCAGCAGGCCTTGCGCGGGGGCTGGCGGACGAGCGGCTGGCGGCGGCATTGCGCAGCATGCACGCCAGCCCTGCGCAGCCCTGGACGGTTGCGCAGCTGGCCAGGGAGGCGGCGTTGTCACGCTCCGCCTTCTTTGAACGCTTCAGCCGCGTGCTGGGTGTGGCGCCCATGGAATACCTGCTGACCTGGCGCATGGCGTTGGCGAAAGACCTGCTGCGGCGGGAGGATTGCGGCATGGCAGAGATTGCAGAGCGCACGGGCTACAGCTCCGTCAACACCTTTGGCGTGGCGTTCACCCGCCATGTGGGCATGCCGCCTGGGCGCTACGCGCGGGCGCAGGTTCGGGAGCATGCCCCCGACTCCGCGGCGGTCGCTGAAGCGCACGCGTGAAGCAACAAAAAAGCCCGCAGGCAGTGCCTGCGGGCTTGATGGTTGCGAGCGGTCGGCGCAGTGCGCCGCACCGATCAGCGGCTGGCCAGGGGAGGCACGTCGCGGCGCACGGAGCCGGTGAACAGTTGGCGTGGGCGGCCGATCTTGTACTCGGGGTCGCCGATCATTTCGTTCAGCTGGGCGATCCAGCCCACGGTGCGGGCCAGGCTGAAGATGCCGGTGAACAAGTTCACCGGGATGCCGATGGCGCGCTGCACGATGCCGGAGTAGAAGTCCACGTTCGGGTAGAGCTTGCGCTGCACGAAGTAGTCGTCTTCCAGGGCGATCTTTTCCAGTTCCTTGGCCAGCTTGAACAGCGGGTCGTTTTCCAGACCCAGCTCGGCCAGCACTTCGTTGCAAGTCTCTTGCATGAGCTTGGCGCGGGGGTCGTAGTTCTTGTACACGCGGTGGCCAAAGCCCATGAGCTTGACGCCGGAGTTCTTGTCCTTGACCTGCTTGATGAAGTCGCCGATCTTTTCCACGCCGCCTTGGGCCTGGATGTCGTACAGCATGTTCAGGGCAGCTTCGTTGGCGCCGCCGTGGGCAGGGCCCCACAGGCAGGCCACGCCAGCGGCGATCGCCGCAAACGGGTTGGTGCCCGACGAACCGCACAGGCGTACGGTGGAGGTCGAAGCGTTTTGTTCGTGGTCAGCGTGCAGGATGAAGATGCGGTCCAGCGCGCGTTCCAGCACGGGGTTGACCTTGTACTCTTCGCAGGGCGTGCCGAACATCATGCGCAGGAAGTTGCCGGCGTAGCTCAGGTGGTTCTGCGGGTACATGTACGGCTGGCCCATGCCGTACTTGTAGGCCATGGCGACCAGCGTGGGCATCTTGGCGATCAGGCGGATCGCGGCGATCTCGCGGTGCTGCGGATTGTTGATGTCCGTGCTGTCGTGGTAGAAGGCCGACAGGGCGCCCACCAGACCGGTCAGAACGGCCATGGGGTGCGCGTCGCGGCGGAAGCCACGCAGGAAGAACTGCATCTGCTCGTTGACCATGGTGTGGTTGGTCACGCGGCTGGTGAAGTCGGTCTTTTGTGCTGCGTTGGGCAGATCGCCGTACAGCAGCAGGTGGCAGGTTTCCAGGAAATCGCAGTTTTCGGCCAACTGCTCAATGGGGTAGCCGCGGTACAGCAACTCGCCCTTGTCGCCATCGATGTAGGTGATGGCCGACTGGGTGGCTGCTGTGGACAGGAAGCCCGGGTCATAGGTGAACATGCCCGTCTGCGCATACAGCTTGCGGATGTCGATGACGTCCGGGCCGATGCTGCCCTGATAGACCGGCAGGTCCACGCTGGGGCTGCCGTTACTGAACGACAGGGTGGCTTTGTTGTCAGCTAGCTTCATTGTTACTTTCCTTGGGTAGGTTGCCGATGTTGATCCGGTCTTGGGGCTGGGCCGCCGTGTCAGGCGTGCAGTGCCATGGCACCGCTGCCTTGTCGCAGCATGCCAAGCACTTCGCGCGCTTCTTCCGTGTCTTGCTCGCCTGCGGGCTCGCGCCGTCGCAGCAGCAGGTCCAGGAGGTCGTTGTCCGCCAGGTCCATCAGCACACGCATGCCCTGCGCATGGCGCTGGGTCAGCGTCGATTCGTAGCGGGTGAAGAACTGTTCGATGAACAGATCGTTCTCCAGCAAGCCGCGCCGGCAGCGCCAGTGCAGCTTGCTCAATTCACGCCCATCCAGCAGCTGCGATGCCGCTTCTGGCGTGATGGCGGTGGTGGACGGGGATTCCATGGCCTGCAACTTGGGTGATCCAGGTCAGATGGCGCGGCGCACCATCAGTTCCTTGATCTTGCCGATGGCCTTGGTGGGGTTCAGGCCCTTGGGGCACACGTCCACGCAGTTCATGATGGTGTGGCAGCGGAACAGGCGGTACGGGTCTTCGAGGTTGTCGAGGCGCTCGCCCGTTGCGTCGTCACGGCTGTCGGCGATGAAGCGGTAGGCCTGCAGCAAGCCGGCGGGGCCCACGAACTTGTCGGGGTTCCACCAGAAGCTGGGGCAGCTGGTGGAGCAGCTGGCGCACAGAATGCACTCGTACAGGCCGTTGAGCTCGTCGCGCTCTTCGGGGCTTTGCAGGCGTTCCTTCTCGGGCAGCAGGCCTTCGTTGATCAGGTAGGGCTTGATCGAGTTGTACTGCTTGAAGAACTGGGT of the Acidovorax sp. 107 genome contains:
- a CDS encoding SDR family oxidoreductase → MKTVLITGCSSGFGLETARHFLDQGWNVVATMRTPQPQLLPTSERLRIVALDVTREDSIRDAIAAAGPIDVLVNNAGIGLLNALEGTPMATVRDVFETNTLGTIAMTQAVLPQFRQRRSGVIVNVTSSVTLEPLPLLSVYRASKAAVNAFTESLALELESFNVQARLVLPGRAPQTRFGENARPRMGSVPESYDAVAQRVFAGWAQSHALVTHAADVAQAVWRAATDPSCPLRLPAGADAEAQAAALHGRSAA
- a CDS encoding succinate dehydrogenase assembly factor 2, which produces MESPSTTAITPEAASQLLDGRELSKLHWRCRRGLLENDLFIEQFFTRYESTLTQRHAQGMRVLMDLADNDLLDLLLRRREPAGEQDTEEAREVLGMLRQGSGAMALHA
- a CDS encoding citrate synthase: MKLADNKATLSFSNGSPSVDLPVYQGSIGPDVIDIRKLYAQTGMFTYDPGFLSTAATQSAITYIDGDKGELLYRGYPIEQLAENCDFLETCHLLLYGDLPNAAQKTDFTSRVTNHTMVNEQMQFFLRGFRRDAHPMAVLTGLVGALSAFYHDSTDINNPQHREIAAIRLIAKMPTLVAMAYKYGMGQPYMYPQNHLSYAGNFLRMMFGTPCEEYKVNPVLERALDRIFILHADHEQNASTSTVRLCGSSGTNPFAAIAAGVACLWGPAHGGANEAALNMLYDIQAQGGVEKIGDFIKQVKDKNSGVKLMGFGHRVYKNYDPRAKLMQETCNEVLAELGLENDPLFKLAKELEKIALEDDYFVQRKLYPNVDFYSGIVQRAIGIPVNLFTGIFSLARTVGWIAQLNEMIGDPEYKIGRPRQLFTGSVRRDVPPLASR
- a CDS encoding AraC family transcriptional regulator; translation: MSDPFADVVALLQPGAPFSKVVTAAGLWRVRRSEPGRTFYCAILDGACQLEAQGHKPVALHAGDFVLIPSTQGFAMSSLPPPGPDQPEAVPVVLPDGEFRLGSTPAAPEVRYLVGYCVFGAPDADLLVTLLPQLVYVRGDSRLATLVQLVAEECRANRPARDVVLARLLEVLLVEALRSTAGTAASAGLARGLADERLAAALRSMHASPAQPWTVAQLAREAALSRSAFFERFSRVLGVAPMEYLLTWRMALAKDLLRREDCGMAEIAERTGYSSVNTFGVAFTRHVGMPPGRYARAQVREHAPDSAAVAEAHA
- a CDS encoding succinate dehydrogenase iron-sulfur subunit — protein: MQKRTFQIYRYDPDKDAKPYMQTIEIELDGHERMLLDALVKLKEQDPTLSFRRSCREGVCGSDAMNINGKNGLACLTNMNTLKGVITLKPLPGLPVIRDLIVDMTQFFKQYNSIKPYLINEGLLPEKERLQSPEERDELNGLYECILCASCSTSCPSFWWNPDKFVGPAGLLQAYRFIADSRDDATGERLDNLEDPYRLFRCHTIMNCVDVCPKGLNPTKAIGKIKELMVRRAI